CACCCAGGGCACGGTCATCGTCCGATTGGCGCGGCGGTAAAAGATATAACTCAGCCCGGTCAGACAGATCATCAAATTCACGGCGCCGTTTTTGGCCGACATGACGCCGTAGTTGCCGATGACCGGATGTTGAGCCCCGCCCATCGCCTTCAGCTCGCCCGGCGACATCATGACCGTATGCGGCGTCAGCCACACCATCACGACGATCATCAAGCCCCACACGAGAAACTGCGTATACTGCTGATATCGCTCCCCACCTTTCAATCTCGCGAGACTTTGCCACAGATAGTAGTTAATGCCGAGAAACAGCGCGCCAATCAGAAGCGCCTGCACGACGAACAGCCAGGTCAGCAGTCCACCCATCATCGTTACGCCCATGCTCTGACGCCAGGCGTAGACGGACCGCATCAGCCAATAGCCGGCGAACGGCATCGGCAGCAACGCACAGACCGTCACGAAGAGGAAGATATAACCGACCCAATCATAGTAGGCCCGCTCTTCCGGTTCCTTGCTCGTCAGGAAGCGGTACGACGCATAGGCCAGCACCACCGCGCCTCCCGACATGATGTCGGCCAGAAAACGATGGACGTTCAACGGATTCCACAAGGCGGAATGCAACAGATGCCAGGCGTTCCCGAGAAACCGACCCTGGGCGTCCACGCCCGCCGGCGACATCATGAACGCCGCCCAGGCGTTGGCCAGCAACAGCAGGGCGCCGCCAAACACGTTGGTGACAACCCCGATGGCGGCATGGATCCACTTCCACCCCGCCACAGCAAGGCGATCCCAACTGTAGTAGTAGATAATCAATAACAGCGCTTCTCCAGGGAATACGATGGCATAGGCCGGCATCATGGATTTGAAGGTGCCGCCCATATACTGCATGAAGTGCGGATACAGCAGGATGAACAAGGCCAGCATGGCGCTCCCGACCAGCGCCGTGATGGACATCGCCAACAACGCTACGCGCGCAAAATCCTTGGCCAGACGGTCATACTTGGCGGACAGCGCCGGGTCCCGCGCGATCAGCCCCAGAAATTCGATCAAGACACAAAAGATCGGAAGGGCGAGGACGAATCCGCCGAAGTAGGTATGCTGTTGCGTGACGAACCAGACGAGCAGGCGGCTGTCAAATGACCCGATCGTCGGATAGGCAATCTCCTCAGCGACAGGGGCCGGCGGTCCGCTGGGCACGCCCGGTGTTTTGAAAAACACATCGACGGAATCCGTCGCCGTCCCCGCCGGGATCGGAGACTCCGCACCGGCCGGTGCGACGCCGACGGCAAGGACGACGATCCACAACAACAGCCCGCGCCGGATGAGCTTTGCGGCGTTCATCGGATCTGCTCCACAGTCACGGCCGGCATGGATTGATGGGTCTCCGGAACCGGCAACGCCTGCGGCGGCGGGACCATGCCATCGCCCATCCCCATCTGTTTCGACAGCAATCCCATGACGAACGGACAGCGCAGCACGGCGGCGGGAATCGTCCCCTGTAACCTGGTTTCAAACGACCGGCGGGCGCCCAAATAATAGGAGTAGAGTCCCATGAGGCCGCCGACGCATCCCGCAACGGCCGCGAATTGCCAGCCGACATGAAGGGGCCGTTGCAAGGCGAATACGAACAGGCCATAGACCGCCAGAAGATAGGTTGCGGCAAAGGCCAATCCCGGCCACCACCAGAATTTGGCCAGCTCCAGCCAGCCGGTGCGCCGCCACTGCGCGAGCCAATCGGAGGACTCGTTCAGCCCGGCAAGGTAGGCGGCCAGGGAAATCGAGCCGGCGGCCAAGATGGCCATCACCAGGTGGAGAAGCGGCACCGGCCCCTCCGAAGCCGCCGAGGTCACGGCCAGCGCCAGCAAGGCTGTCGCACCCACGCCGGCAGCCGTCCAACTCAAGAGCACCCGCGGCCGCTGCCACAACATTCCGCGAAGGCTCGCGCCGCTGGGAAACGTGAGAAACGAACGGCCCTGCGATTCCATCCGTCGCAGATGGCCGATCTCAAACGCATCACGAGCCACGGCGGTATTGGGAATGATGATCGCCATCATGGCCGGCCCCTCTGGGTGAGTCAGGAAATCATAGTTCACCGCCACCTGCAAGAGAGCCAGCACCAGCAACGACAGTTGGACCGCATACACGAATCCGACCCACCCGAGCAGCCAGGCCCACCGGCTTGGACGCTCGGCACGAGGCAGATCGGACCACGGCGCCTGTCGCCCTGCGGCATAACAGACCCCGGCGGTGACGACCGCCAGGCTCCCGCTCGTGACCAGCAACGGCACCGCCTCGGACAGTGGCACGACGAGTTTCAATGCGCGATAGGCCACGAAGATGGCCAGCCCCGCGACGAACATTACGATCCGCTTCCGGGAGCGAACGGCCGGTTCAGTCACGGTCAGACTGAGTTGAGGCAGGACACGAAGCGCAAGTCGGTGCAACATAAGACGATCAATCAGGGCTTCTGCGCCATTCCGAAATACTTGGCCTTCACTTCCTCCATCAACGCCACCGACACGCTGGAGAGACCGCGATCGGCGGCCGTCCGCTCCAGTTCAAGTCGCGCCATCGCTCGAATAGAGGCCGGAACCCGATCCAGCCGTTGCCAAGCCGCAGGGTCCCAGGCCACGGCCGTTCCCTGCCGGGCCTCGGCAAACAGGTCATAGGTGACGACACGATGCCGGGCCGCGCGCGCGTAGCGCTCCACCTCCGGCTTCAACAGCTCCTGCACGTAGGGCGGAAGCCGCTCCAAGCAATGCTTCGCGTCGTCGCTCCAGATCAGCCGATCGACCAATCCGAACGTCTCGCCGCTCGCCTCCCCGGCTGCAACATCCGCGCCGACGCGCAACCCGCAACCCAAACACTCAGACCGGACGAACCACATCGGCTCGCCTGCCGGGCCGAGCCGCTCCTCAACGCCCTGCGTATGCATCCACCGCCCGCATCCACAGACCAGCATGATGCCTTTGACCCGTGCCTTCCGCCGGCTGTTGCCGACCGGATCCAACCGTTACCCGATTTTCCCGGGATAGAGAATATACAGCATGGTGTACGTCACGCTGCCCGTGATGAACAGGATGCAATAGATCACCATCGTGAAGGTGCCGAGCGCCCGATGACGGCGCTCGCCGTTGGGCCAGATCCGCTGGATCAGAATCTCGAGACCGAACACGATCGCGAGCAACACCAGAAATCCGAGATACACTTCCATCTTGCGCATGGAAAAGCCTGCGGTCACGACCCGGGAAAGAAACAAGACGACCACGACGCCCGTGATCGACCCGAAGAGCAGGCCGACCTTCCGCCAGGACGTTTGGAGCACGGCATCCTTCAGCACACGCCGGTCGCCGACAAGGGCCTGCGAACGGAACCCCAGCACGATCATATAGATCGCCATCACAATCCCGATCACCACCAGTATGATATGGAAAGTCAGCAACGGAATGAAGACGCCATGATAGAGTTCCTCGGACCCCCCGAATCCTTCTTTCCCCTCGAATGCCAGCACGCCGAGCGAGCGAAACAGATAATAGTTCACGAAGAACACCAGCATCGCGATCATGCCGCCGAGCATCAACCAATGGTGGGCATGGCCCTGTTTCCGCTTGGCCTGCACCCAGCCCACGATGAACAGCGCGGTGAACAGCGTCGCCATCAATTGGCTCAGGTCAGCCCCGACCGTCGCATGCGTGGCAAAGAACCCCGGTTGTCGAAGCCACTCGGTCATCGTGTGCTCAGGCCGCCCGGCGTCCCTGGACGACGGCGGTGGCTTCCAGCTCTTCGGCTGATTCGAATCCTGCCCGCCTCATCCATTCCAAGGCTTCGCTCGTCTTATAGCAGCGGCCTCGCGCGGTATTGACCAGGATGTGCACCGCGAACGCGGTCGTCCAGGCAGGGGCCGTCCCGCTTTCATCCAGAAAGCGGTCCTTGATGACCAGTCTCCCGCCGGGCGACAGGCGCTCAAAGGCCTTGGCGACCAATGATGCGTTCATCTCGAAGTCTTGATAGTGGAGAATGTCGGACATCAGGATCAGGTCGTACGGACCGCCCAGCGGGTCGCGGTTGAAATCTCCCGGCTGAAGACGGATGCGGCCCTCCAACTCGGCCTCTTTCACAACCCCCTCGGTGATGCGCAAGGTTTCCGGCAAGTCGAATACGGTGGCCGTCAGGCCGGGATAGGTTTGACAAAACGCAATGGCATTGGTGCCCGCGCCGCCTCCTAAATCCAGCATCGTTCGGGCCTGTTCCGCATCCAGGCGCTTCGCAAAGCCAGGGCCGGACTGCTGACCGATACGATGGAGCACCGACAACACGTTCGCGCCGAGCTCCGGATCGGTCTCGAACACATGCCGGCTGACCGAAGACCGGCCGGTTCTAATCGCCGTCTCGAGACGCCCCCAATTGTCCCATTCGGCGTCATGCAGGACCAACAGGTGGCCGACATATTGCGGAGACGTCTTCACCAGATGTTGCTGGGCCACGGGCGTATTGGCGTACCGACCCTCCGATGCGGCCAGCACCCGCATCGCGACCAGCGCATTGAGCAGCAGCGCCAAGGTCCCCTCATGGACTCCCAGCCTGTCGGCCGCCTCCCTCGCCGTCCACGCCTTCCCATCCAAACAGGAAAACACATCCAACTTCACGGCGGTCAACAGGATTTTCGTTTCCCAGTAGTATCCAAGCTGGAAAATCTCGGCCAGAGTCAGATCGCGAGCCACGTGCACTCCATCAGAATGAATCCGGGCATAATACCGAGTCCGTTCGAGCAAAGGCAAGGTCGCGACGAGCGGACCGGCGCCGAACGCCATCCCGGGAAAAGCAAGAGGGCAGCAGCTCGTCCGAGCTGCTGCCCTCCGCCTGTCTCGCTCTGTCGCGAACGCGAATCAGCGCACGCGAGGAATTACTTCTTGACCTGGAAATCCGCCTTCACGGATCCGCCCTCAGGCACATCCACGTCGGCTTCCATCTTTCCGGCGAACGGATGCCAGGCCATGATCTTGTGCTTGCCGGCCGGCACATCCTTGAGTTCGAACGTCCCGTCCTCTTTCACCACGGCATAGTGCTTGTTCTGGACCGGGAGGAAGAACGCCTGCATGAACTCATGTTGATCGCACTGGAGACGGAAGAAGGACCCGGCCTTCTCTTGGCGAAGCGTGATCGGCTTTTCGAGCTTGGATCCCTTCTCGGCAAGACCGATGTTGAAAATGGTGGAGGAACTGGGTCCCTTGACCTCGAAGGAATGCGGGTTGTGGAGCACGCCCTTTACGGACTTGGGATCGTCGGGGTCCGAATCGTGATTCTCGACCCGGAACATTTTCTTGTTCACGACGATGCCGCTGAACGGCTGAAAATCACAGAACTCCGCGACGACATCCGTGCCCCCGTACCCGTCCATGAACGCCTTGTCTTCGATGTCACGAACCGACACCACCGCGTTCTTCAACGCCCCGTCCTTGCCGACTTCGATCGTCTTGAGGAACCGCTTGTCCCCATCCATAACGTCCTTGTTCGGAATCTTGGGACAGAATTTCGGATTGGGGAACTTGGAAAACAAGAATTCCTTCTGCTCGGCCTTGCCGGCATAGGTCACCTTCCCGGTCACGGTGCCGCCGGCAAAGGACGCCAGCGGAGCCGCCAGGAAGGAGGCTGCGATGAGACCCGACATACCTAGTAACGCACCTGTCTTCATGATGACTGCCTCCTTGATGGTTGAACAAAATCTTTCGGTGTCCATGCCGACCAGCCCCAGGAAAATTCTACTCTGTGCCTCAAGGCTTCACAAGGCAGGGGTCGTGAAGCTGGTTGGCCACACCCATTCCCCTAGTTAGACGCACGAGTGATCGGAGGGACTGTACCGACTCCCAAAAGAGCCACTTTTATACAGAATCCACCATCCTGAGTCAACCGTGCCACAACCGGCTCCATGAGCCGGCTGCACGCTCTGGACCGCGGTAAGGGGATGGCTCACGAACGCGCCGGCGCCGTCTGCTGATCCTGGCGCAGCAGGCGAATCAATGAGGCGGCAGCCGTCGCCTGCACCGCCGCATCCTGGTCACGCAAGGCCTCCTTGAGGTCCGGAATGTGGTTGCGGTCTCCGATGCGGCCCAGGGACCGGGCCGCGGCAATCCTGGGGCGTGGCAGAGGATCGTGCAGGATCTGATCCAGATAGGCCAGCGCGGCCTGCCGATTCGGCCCCGCGCCTCGCGCCAGCGCCTTGGCCACCGCCGAACGAGGCCCTGGGTCCTGAGCTCGCATAAGGCCACGCACGGCTTCCTCGATATCCGGGAAGGGCTCGCCCAATCGGAGCATCGAGTCCACCGCCGCGCCCTTCACCCCCGGATCCGGATCTTGAAACGC
The DNA window shown above is from Nitrospira tepida and carries:
- a CDS encoding cytochrome ubiquinol oxidase subunit I, which codes for MNAAKLIRRGLLLWIVVLAVGVAPAGAESPIPAGTATDSVDVFFKTPGVPSGPPAPVAEEIAYPTIGSFDSRLLVWFVTQQHTYFGGFVLALPIFCVLIEFLGLIARDPALSAKYDRLAKDFARVALLAMSITALVGSAMLALFILLYPHFMQYMGGTFKSMMPAYAIVFPGEALLLIIYYYSWDRLAVAGWKWIHAAIGVVTNVFGGALLLLANAWAAFMMSPAGVDAQGRFLGNAWHLLHSALWNPLNVHRFLADIMSGGAVVLAYASYRFLTSKEPEERAYYDWVGYIFLFVTVCALLPMPFAGYWLMRSVYAWRQSMGVTMMGGLLTWLFVVQALLIGALFLGINYYLWQSLARLKGGERYQQYTQFLVWGLMIVVMVWLTPHTVMMSPGELKAMGGAQHPVIGNYGVMSAKNGAVNLMICLTGLSYIFYRRANRTMTVPWVRKGNLAIGVLYLLGMGHITWLSIYGFYLPASLRVALSGPQALTTLTVVMGGALINRAMLRGAVVHGPVQWGRMTDRGMVGLFAIAAAFTWVMGLMGYIRSSGRLAWHVSELMPDVSPWAFTPSLGFAAKMVTLNMVVFWVAVLFVFWLSEKGLASAADRRAASAKSPAWVPTPTQET
- a CDS encoding PCP reductase family protein, whose product is MDPVGNSRRKARVKGIMLVCGCGRWMHTQGVEERLGPAGEPMWFVRSECLGCGLRVGADVAAGEASGETFGLVDRLIWSDDAKHCLERLPPYVQELLKPEVERYARAARHRVVTYDLFAEARQGTAVAWDPAAWQRLDRVPASIRAMARLELERTAADRGLSSVSVALMEEVKAKYFGMAQKP
- a CDS encoding DUF420 domain-containing protein produces the protein MTEWLRQPGFFATHATVGADLSQLMATLFTALFIVGWVQAKRKQGHAHHWLMLGGMIAMLVFFVNYYLFRSLGVLAFEGKEGFGGSEELYHGVFIPLLTFHIILVVIGIVMAIYMIVLGFRSQALVGDRRVLKDAVLQTSWRKVGLLFGSITGVVVVLFLSRVVTAGFSMRKMEVYLGFLVLLAIVFGLEILIQRIWPNGERRHRALGTFTMVIYCILFITGSVTYTMLYILYPGKIG
- a CDS encoding methyltransferase; its protein translation is MARDLTLAEIFQLGYYWETKILLTAVKLDVFSCLDGKAWTAREAADRLGVHEGTLALLLNALVAMRVLAASEGRYANTPVAQQHLVKTSPQYVGHLLVLHDAEWDNWGRLETAIRTGRSSVSRHVFETDPELGANVLSVLHRIGQQSGPGFAKRLDAEQARTMLDLGGGAGTNAIAFCQTYPGLTATVFDLPETLRITEGVVKEAELEGRIRLQPGDFNRDPLGGPYDLILMSDILHYQDFEMNASLVAKAFERLSPGGRLVIKDRFLDESGTAPAWTTAFAVHILVNTARGRCYKTSEALEWMRRAGFESAEELEATAVVQGRRAA